actGGCTCAATAAGAaccatattaaagtcgtgaagtggcctagacactctccaaatattaaccctatagtaattctatggagagaactgaacctcccatttgccaagctacagccacaaactattaatgttttagagataatgtgcaaagaaaaatgggcaaaaatatgttctactatatgcacaaacattgtcatcaactaaaagaagcatctgacctcagtgctagacaactagggctttgccacaaagcactttatcttctttagctagagggatcaaatacttatttgcctaaattaaatacaaataaattaaaatatattattttaagttattttctggaatttattttttatattctgtctctccatgtttgaatacatattatcataaatttatagactgatcatgtctttattagtgggctaaccggcaaaatcagaaagggatcaaatacatattggactcactgtatatatatatatatatatatatatatatatatatatatatatatatatatatatatatatatatatatatatatatatatatatatatatatgcatatgcTTACATATATGCTtatatcatttttatttcatttattatgtattgtttttcctttttcaaaaatatatttattatatatttattatatattactatattttaaattgtgttttttattcttgttttttttttttggttttggttttgttgCTTTAATTATAATGATCCATATTTTCCATCTGTCAACAAGGCCAGTtgattgtcattattattattgttgttgttgttgttatacttCTACACTCGAGCaagtcaattattattattattattattattattattattattattattattattattattgttgttgttgttattattgttgttgttgttgttgttgttgttattcctCCACACTCGAGCAGGTTGTCGATTATCATTATTCTGTCTCTCAACCAGGTGGGCGATCACGATGCGTACAAGTGCGAGGGGTGCTTCTACAAGCCAATCAGAGAGGAagaagaacgagagaaagaggagcagaggagaagagaggaggagagaagagaggaagacaggaggaaggaagaggagaggaggagagaagaggaaaggaagagagaggccgATCAGAAACGATGTAAGTAGAGGATTACCAGAAAAGAAGGCACATTTTATCCCCATTGAAATCCACaataaatatacagtcccctccTAAAGTCTTGGGACAGCAAACCAAAGGTTCTCGTTTTTATTGTTTAACAACAACAATTGGGTTTAAGAAGCGATGGTGTGCATGACACAAAAGTTCTGAATGTCAGCTTATACTTACTGGtattgacccgttcagaatcgACGTCCTTATGAATGCGTGctcatcgttgactcaaacacaccagagatgctttaaggatattacgagagactccactcttctgggtggtactgctctctagggggagtgcagactccattcagaaacaatgggctgcgctctctcgacagcggccactaggtgaactgcaggcatgggtaaaatagggagtgtgAGGCTGTACGTAATACTggctgacagtgcagacactaaagagagaaaaacatcaaaatcctaccgctcccgacactccacagaaaagcaaggccagactaccgtagtggagccaagcAATCGGAAGTACGTAGGctactggattgtaactaatgagtgCCTTTTGCCCAACATTTATTTCACTCATCCTCATCATAAAAAGTGTGGAAAAGTTCTGGTTCAAAAGTACTAGTTATTTGGTGATTTGTTTTACTTGAAACTAAAAACAAAGATTGCGaagatttttttttgcagtgtgtgaCTTTTTACTTCAATTAAGATTGCAGTGTGTAATTGACTAGGACTGTGacgatattgaattgaattgtgattaatcgTTACACatagtcacaatactgtattgcGATGCAAGGATGCAGTATGGTGatatgtcctttcaaagttctgttacccttaaGTCCAGAAGACAACCACATCATATGATGTAATAGTCTTCCCAAGCTTAAAAATCTTTGTCATTACTATTTTGAAACTTTGTTtttagccttttgcaacctagTCTACCTATTTGTCTATTCAGGGGAGGCAGAACTGAGACCTGCAGACCCTTCACTCAAGCCCACAGGTAAGCCAATGCATGGAAATGCAAATATCTACAGAGAACATAGAGGGCCTTTGGAACACCTTGTCGTGAGGGTGGTGGCCACCTTACTAAGGGAAAGCCAGTGTAATTTGACATACCTTGTAGTGAAGGCGGCGGACATCTTACTAAGGGTAAGCCAGTGTAATGACATTTGCCTTGTAGTGGAGGCGGTGGGTTTAGaaaagggataacggccgacgaagTGACTGGTTCCATGATGTTAAtagtcaccccatcagccaatcagaaaagagaattccattgCGAAGGCAGATGAAGTACCGATAGGGCAGCGTTGGATTTTGCAAGGATAACCAATCAAATGAATGGAAATGCTGATGATGTGCAGAGAACACAGGAAGTCCCAGAGAAATATGTTATTTAGGGGCATTTTAATTGAACCAAAaagtgaactgacagcaaaaggactcagttctgtttttgtccagtgagtgtattacaaaatgAACCGGCTGAtctttctgtttttatggtgtatTCTACTaattagtgaatgggtggcatcaattctggaaataaaaagtataaaaaaccttacacagtgtacctttaatttggCATCAGTCGGCTCCACCCTAATGTGTTTCTCTTCCCTCAGAGCGAGTGCTCCGGGTTCGAGTGGAGCTCATCAACCGCATCGGCGACGCGACCCTGAAATCTCTCCTCGACGGTCTGCAGAAACCATCATCAGAAGGACCAGCCATCCTCAACCCTCGGGAGAGGGACATGGTGGGTGTTGTAGTTTTTGTATGCCTCAAGAACTTGGTACCCAGGATCAACTACCTCTACTGTTCACTACAGGTGACCTGCTATTGCTAATCCACTGATCTGTAATCCGCCAACTGTACTGTATCCTATATGCCATTACAGGTGTTAAAGACTCATCCACTGACCCAGGATCAGGTGACGTGCCTGGTGGACATGCTGAGGAACAAGGGGGAGCGCCCGTGCCTGGCCTTCATCATGCTCCTCCAGCAGCTGGAGTACGACCTCTGCACAGAACTGGGCTTGTGAAACCAGGAAGTTGTAGTTTAATAGAAGCATTTTAGAATGAAGGTCAATGTGTCAAAAAACTACAATTGGAATATGAGCTCTGTAGAGATCGGTGCATCTGAAACGTGGAAACTAAACATTGTTTTGAGTCACCTTCGTATTGTATAAATTGCAGATGATGTATGTtcttgaaaatgttgtatatattTTAACAGGGAAATGAGTATGATCTGTCctccattagggatgcaaacgattaatcaactgacaagagactcaggtgaaatggacatgtgatgagtgtgtgtgaagaggggtgtgaatagtggtaaTATtcaaccctatccagactggggggggggggggggggggggggcgggggtgggggctaaaagtgcccgcaccaactttgatgttgtataattccttaccagcttaagctatgactacaaaacttggtgacttttcctaaaatttagttggctacagtttagtaccaaaagattatgtttatcatttttgccgttgccatggcaactgttttctgacaggtatgtctgaccgaaaatcactgatctaagtctcattattgttcccttttcatatttgtttcgttatttccattagcatcagacagctttgtgagcattaaagtggtctgaagcatataatcattcaaatttaagtgcattacctaaatttgatggcaaatacattatggcgagattttgggcattataatcagatgatgtcataatgacatcataataccagataatgacacaaaaaatatgtaattcatagatgtccatatgtagatcatctccccaaagttttgTGGTCATACCGCATTCCATTCATGAGTtatgacgcccccccccccccccccaggcccaggaatgccaaaaaagcccagtctgaatagggttaaatcacctttggattaaagaattgaaatataattcatttagatgtggtattttatctcaattttttttttattttttatgtttagtactttttttttaaagggacactgtgcaggaaatggtcaaaaaaggtactacaactacgctgctcattgaaactggactgcctattgccaaatttgatctttagatgaaagtttactaagtgatgaacacatattttctagtatggcccaagtacagtcatttttgcggctaaaaatgtctatttctggaaattcaaaatggcggaccatggggaagattc
This genomic interval from Engraulis encrasicolus isolate BLACKSEA-1 chromosome 16, IST_EnEncr_1.0, whole genome shotgun sequence contains the following:
- the LOC134466178 gene encoding uncharacterized protein LOC134466178 encodes the protein MDFLGGLVSQFSQPPKESSMGDRLRCVTCNSVLPPCKRHDDFHKQYMHGMDVYVYNRGQYFREVGDHDAYKCEGCFYKPIREEEEREKEEQRRREEERREEDRRKEEERRREEERKREADQKRWEAELRPADPSLKPTERVLRVRVELINRIGDATLKSLLDGLQKPSSEGPAILNPRERDMVLKTHPLTQDQVTCLVDMLRNKGERPCLAFIMLLQQLEYDLCTELGL